A portion of the Cyanobium sp. PCC 7001 genome contains these proteins:
- a CDS encoding acireductone dioxygenase, with protein sequence MTLLALYRHPATPQDPPEPLLRSSDPQRIAAELAARGIRFQRWPARARLEAGAEQASILSAYADEVARVQEGGAYPSVDAIRLTPDHPERGALRQKFLAEHIHAEDEVRFFVEGCGLFCLHIGEEVLQVLCEAGDWIAVPAGTRHWFDMGPEPRFCALRFFHNPEGWVARFTGDAIAERYPLLDALTATAG encoded by the coding sequence ATGACGTTGTTGGCCCTCTACCGGCACCCTGCCACCCCGCAGGATCCGCCCGAACCGCTGCTGCGCAGCAGCGATCCGCAGCGCATCGCCGCCGAGCTGGCCGCGCGCGGCATCCGCTTCCAGCGCTGGCCGGCCCGGGCCCGCCTCGAGGCCGGTGCCGAGCAGGCCTCCATCCTCTCGGCCTACGCCGACGAGGTGGCGCGGGTGCAGGAGGGCGGCGCCTACCCGAGCGTGGATGCCATCCGCCTCACGCCCGACCATCCGGAGCGCGGGGCCCTGCGGCAGAAGTTCCTGGCCGAGCACATCCACGCCGAGGACGAAGTGCGTTTCTTCGTGGAGGGCTGCGGCCTCTTCTGCCTCCACATCGGCGAGGAGGTGCTGCAGGTGCTCTGCGAAGCCGGCGACTGGATCGCCGTGCCGGCCGGCACCCGCCACTGGTTCGACATGGGGCCGGAGCCCCGGTTCTGCGCCCTGCGCTTCTTCCATAATCCCGAGGGCTGGGTGGCCCGCTTCACCGGCGATGCCATCGCCGAGCGCTATCCGCTGCTGGATGCCCTCACCGCCACGGCCGGCTGA